The following are encoded together in the Cicer arietinum cultivar CDC Frontier isolate Library 1 chromosome 2, Cicar.CDCFrontier_v2.0, whole genome shotgun sequence genome:
- the LOC101502921 gene encoding inactive LRR receptor-like serine/threonine-protein kinase BIR2 codes for MSSPLILLFLTLFTIWVSFTSSQVEEDNVRCLKGIKQTLVDSENRLSTWRFDNTTVGFICDFVGVTCWNLRENRVLGLELQGMKLSGMIPEALKYCGQSLQKLDLGSNSLSSVIPTQICSWMPFLVTMDLSDNNLEGSIPSTIVNCSYLNELMLSDNNFVGNIPYEFGSLTRLHKFSVANNKLSGNIPSFFDGFDKESFDGNSGLCGGPLGSKCGGMSKKNLAIIIAAGVFGAAGSLLLAFGLWWWYHLRLIGIRRRKEGYVVGGVDDWAVRLRGHKLAQVNLFQKPIVKVKLGDLMAATNSFSAENVLITTRTGATYRADLPDGSTLAVKRLSSCKIGEKQFRMEMNRLGQVRHPNLAPLLGYCVVEEEKLLVYKHMSNGTLYSLLHKNSSVLDWLMRFRIGLGAARGLAWLHHGCHPPIIQQNICSNVILVDEEFDARIMDFGLARLMTSDANGSFVNGDLGELGYIAPEYSSTMVASLKGDVYGFGVLLLELVTGCKPLEVNTGDEEFKGNLVDWVNMHSNSGRLKDCIDKSICGKGQDEEILQFLKIASNCVISRPKDRWSMYQVYNSLKGISKDHSFSEHDDEFPLIFGKPENEPA; via the coding sequence ATGTCTTCTCCGCTCATCCTTCTCTTCTTAACCCTTTTCACCATCTGGGTATCTTTCACTTCTTCCCAGGTTGAAGAAGACAACGTAAGATGTCTCAAAGGCATCAAACAAACCCTAGTTGACTCCGAAAATCGTCTCTCAACTTGGCGTTTCGACAACACAACAGTTGGTTTCATCTGCGACTTTGTTGGTGTCACTTGTTGGAACTTAAGAGAGAATCGCGTTTTGGGTTTAGAGCTTCAAGGTATGAAGCTTTCAGGTATGATTCCTGAGGCTTTGAAGTATTGTGGTCAAAGTTTGCAAAAATTGGATCTTGGTTCAAATTCATTGAGTTCAGTGATTCCAACACAGATCTGTAGTTGGATGCCATTTTTGGTAACTATGGATTTATCTGATAATAATCTTGAAGGATCAATTCCATCTACTATTGTGAATTGTTCATATTTGAATGAGTTAATGTTATCTGATAATAATTTTGTTGGTAATATACCTTATGAGTTTGGTAGTTTAACTAGGCTTCATAAGTTTAGTGTTGCTAATAATAAACTTAGTGGGAATATACCTTCATTTTTTGATGGTTTTGATAAGGAATCTTTTGATGGGAATAGTGGTTTATGTGGTGGTCCTCTTGGTTCAAAGTGTGGTGGTATGAGTAAGAAGAATCTTGCTATTATTATTGCTGCTGGTGTTTTTGGTGCTGCTGGTTCTTTGTTATTGGCTTTTGGGTTATGGTGGTGGTATCATTTGAGGTTGATTGGGATTAGGAGGAGAAAAGAAGGGTATGTTGTTGGCGGGGTCGATGATTGGGCGGTTAGGTTGAGAGGTCATAAGCTTGCTCAAGTTAATCTTTTTCAGAAACCGATTGTTAAGGTTAAGCTTGGTGATTTGATGGCGGCTACGAATAGTTTTAGTGCGGAGAATGTTCTTATTACGACTAGGACAGGGGCTACTTATAGGGCTGATTTACCGGATGGTTCAACGCTTGCGGTGAAGAGGTTGAGTAGTTGTAAGATTGGGGAGAAGCAGTTTAGGATGGAGATGAACCGGTTGGGACAAGTTAGGCATCCAAATTTGGCGCCTTTGTTGGGGTATTGTGTTGTGGAAGAGGAGAAGCTTTTGGTTTATAAGCATATGTCTAATGGGACACTTTATTCGTTATTGCATAAGAATAGCAGTGTGTTGGATTGGTTGATGAGGTTTAGGATAGGGTTGGGCGCGGCTAGGGGACTTGCGTGGTTGCATCACGGGTGTCATCCTCCTATTATACAACAAAACATTTGTTCCAATGTGATACTTGTTGACGAAGAATTCGATGCTCGAATAATGGACTTTGGACTCGCTAGGCTTATGACGTCTGACGCCAATGGTAGTTTTGTGAATGGAGATTTGGGTGAACTCGGTTATATAGCTCCTGAGTATTCGAGTACGATGGTCGCTTCGTTGAAAGGGGATGTGTATGGATTTGGAGTTTTGCTTTTGGAGTTGGTTACCGGGTGCAAACCTCTCGAGGTGAACACTGGCGATGAAGAATTTAAGGGTAACCTGGTGGACTGGGTGAATATGCATTCTAATTCAGGAAGACTCAAGGATTGCATCGATAAATCCATATGTGGAAAAGGTCAAGACGAGGAGATTCTGCAGTTTCTAAAAATTGCATCAAATTGCGTGATTTCTCGCCCGAAAGATAGGTGGTCTATGTACCAAGTTTATAATTCATTGAAGGGCATATCCAAAGACCACAGTTTCTCCGAACACGACGATGAATTTCCCTTGATATTTGGTAAGCCAGAAAATGAGCCGGCTTAG